The Bacteroidales bacterium sequence TTAATTCGAAAAAATTAACTTTTCATTATTTCTAAAACTTTTTCTTTCAATTCTAAAAGGTTATCCTGAATAATTTGCCAAACCTCTTCAGCATCTATTCCAAAGTAAATATGAGCTATAATATTCCTAAAACCTTTGATTTTGTACCAATCAATATCAGATTCTGTAGCAGATCGGAATTCATTGGACAATTTCTCAGCCATTTCTCCAATCACTACGAAATTCATCAGGGTTGCATCAAACGAAAGCGTGTTATTGTAAAACTCATCGGCTGTTTCAAAATTCTTTGTATAATCAAGGATTTTATTGATTGAATCAAGAATACTTAACAGGCAACCAAAATCTTTATTAGAAGGTTTAGACATATCTGGCTTCCGCAATTACGCTATCTTTAAAGAATGGATGCATATATTTTTCCCTGCAAAGATCAACGGAACGATTGAATTTGTTCTGTATCTCAGCGCGCAGATTTTTTTTTATTGAAAAAAGGTCAGGGGTATTTTCCTCAAATTCAACGATCAGGTCAATGTCACTATTTGTGTTTTGTTCATTACGCACAATAGAACCGAAAACACCAATTTTGGTAAGGTGATAGTCTTTTTGAAATCTATCCTTATTCGTCGCCAGGAAACTCAATATTTGATCAAGGTCATTCATTAAAATTAAAATCTTGGTCAAAGGTAAGGTTTTTATTAAAAAACCAGACTACATCGTCTAATGTAAAGTTACAAACTGCTATCTTAAAAAATGAAATTTGTGCTAATTCAGCACCTCATTCACGAGCCTAGCTGCATCTTCGAGGGCAATGGCCGAGTGCACTTCGAGGCCGGATTCATCAATGAGGATTTTGGCTTCTTCGGCATTGGTGCCCTGCAG is a genomic window containing:
- a CDS encoding DUF86 domain-containing protein; the encoded protein is MSKPSNKDFGCLLSILDSINKILDYTKNFETADEFYNNTLSFDATLMNFVVIGEMAEKLSNEFRSATESDIDWYKIKGFRNIIAHIYFGIDAEEVWQIIQDNLLELKEKVLEIMKS
- a CDS encoding nucleotidyltransferase family protein produces the protein MTKILILMNDLDQILSFLATNKDRFQKDYHLTKIGVFGSIVRNEQNTNSDIDLIVEFEENTPDLFSIKKNLRAEIQNKFNRSVDLCREKYMHPFFKDSVIAEARYV